In Acidovorax sp. 106, the following proteins share a genomic window:
- a CDS encoding branched-chain amino acid ABC transporter permease, with protein sequence MLYRENGQFKTSYRADQQIFPIAQDRIAIGIILAIAFIAVPMLASDYIFRAILIPFVIMALAALGVNILVGYCGQISLGSGAFMAVGAYGAYNFFVRFPGMPLIPALILGGLCATFFGILFGLPSLRVKGLYLAVATLAAQFFSDWMFLRIKWFTNNSDSGSVSVNGLQVLGMPIESATSKYIFCLAILVVVALLAKNLVRGAIGREWMAIRDMDVAAAVIGIRPMYAKLSAFAVSSFIVGMAGALWAFVHLGAWEPAAFSVEVSFRLLFMVIIGGLGSIMGAFFGAAFIVVLPIVLNQFLPAFMGLFGIEISTAGVSHAELMIFGALIVWFLIVEPHGLAKLWSTAKQKLRLWPFPH encoded by the coding sequence ATGCTCTACCGCGAAAACGGCCAGTTCAAGACGAGCTACCGCGCTGACCAGCAGATCTTCCCGATCGCGCAGGACCGCATTGCCATCGGCATCATCCTGGCCATTGCCTTCATCGCCGTGCCCATGCTGGCCAGCGACTACATCTTCCGCGCCATCCTGATCCCCTTCGTCATCATGGCGCTGGCGGCTCTGGGGGTGAACATTCTGGTGGGCTACTGCGGGCAGATCTCGCTGGGCTCGGGCGCCTTCATGGCCGTGGGGGCCTATGGCGCGTACAACTTCTTTGTGCGCTTTCCAGGCATGCCGCTGATTCCGGCACTCATCCTGGGCGGGCTGTGCGCCACGTTCTTCGGCATCTTGTTCGGGCTGCCCAGCCTGCGCGTCAAGGGGCTGTACCTGGCCGTGGCCACGCTGGCCGCGCAGTTCTTTTCGGACTGGATGTTCCTGCGCATCAAGTGGTTCACTAACAACTCGGACTCTGGCTCGGTGTCGGTCAATGGCCTGCAGGTGCTGGGCATGCCGATTGAAAGCGCCACCAGCAAATACATTTTCTGCCTGGCCATTTTGGTAGTGGTCGCCTTGCTGGCCAAGAACCTGGTGCGCGGTGCCATTGGCCGCGAGTGGATGGCCATCCGCGACATGGACGTGGCGGCAGCGGTGATCGGCATTCGCCCGATGTACGCCAAGCTCAGCGCCTTTGCCGTGAGCTCCTTCATCGTGGGCATGGCCGGTGCGCTGTGGGCCTTTGTGCACCTGGGTGCCTGGGAGCCTGCAGCCTTCTCGGTGGAGGTGTCGTTCCGCCTGCTGTTCATGGTCATCATCGGCGGCCTGGGCTCCATCATGGGTGCGTTCTTTGGCGCGGCCTTCATCGTGGTGCTGCCCATCGTGCTCAACCAGTTCCTGCCCGCGTTCATGGGGCTGTTCGGTATCGAGATCTCCACCGCAGGCGTCTCGCACGCCGAGCTGATGATCTTTGGTGCGCTGATCGTGTGGTTCCTGATCGTCGAGCCCCACGGCCTGGCCAAGCTGTGGTCCACCGCCAAGCAAAAACTGCGTCTGTGGCCCTTCCCCCACTGA
- a CDS encoding ABC transporter substrate-binding protein yields MKLSKIVIAAAVVAAGASSLATSAMAQAKEQFFPLLSYRTGPYAPNGVPWANGKQDYIKMINARDGGINGVKLTFEECETGYATDRGVECYERLKSRPGVTLFDPQSTGITFALTEKAPVDKIPLITLGYGLSVAQDGQAFKWNFPYMGSYWTGADILIQHLGKANGGLDKLKGKKIALVYHDSPFGKEPIPVLQERAKMHGFELQMLPVTAPGVEQKATWLQVRQSRPDYVLLWGWGVMNSTALKEAQATGYPRDKMYGVWWAGAEPDVRDVGEGAKGYNALALNGYGQQSKVMQDILKHVHDKGQGTGPKDEVGSVLYTRGVIIQMLAVEAVRRAQERFGKGKVMTGEQVRWGMENLALDQKKLDALGFNDVMRPVSTSCADHMGSTWSRVHTWDGKKWNFSSDWYQADEQILKPMVKAGADKYLADKKMARRDPADCNS; encoded by the coding sequence ATGAAGCTTTCCAAAATCGTGATTGCCGCAGCGGTCGTTGCCGCTGGAGCGTCGTCGCTTGCGACCAGTGCGATGGCACAAGCGAAGGAGCAGTTCTTCCCGCTGCTGTCTTACCGCACGGGGCCGTATGCACCCAACGGTGTGCCATGGGCCAACGGCAAGCAGGACTACATCAAGATGATCAACGCCCGCGATGGCGGCATCAACGGCGTGAAACTCACCTTTGAAGAATGTGAAACCGGCTACGCCACCGACCGGGGCGTGGAATGCTACGAGCGCCTCAAGAGCCGCCCTGGCGTGACGCTGTTTGACCCGCAGTCCACCGGCATCACTTTTGCGCTGACCGAAAAAGCACCTGTGGACAAGATTCCCCTGATCACGCTGGGCTATGGCCTGTCGGTGGCGCAGGACGGGCAGGCGTTCAAGTGGAACTTCCCCTACATGGGCAGCTACTGGACGGGCGCGGACATCCTGATCCAGCACCTGGGCAAGGCCAACGGCGGGCTGGACAAACTCAAGGGCAAGAAGATTGCCCTGGTCTACCACGACAGCCCGTTTGGCAAGGAGCCCATCCCGGTGCTGCAAGAGCGCGCCAAGATGCACGGCTTTGAGCTACAGATGCTGCCCGTGACGGCCCCTGGCGTGGAGCAAAAAGCCACCTGGCTGCAGGTGCGCCAAAGCCGCCCCGACTACGTGCTGCTGTGGGGCTGGGGCGTGATGAACTCCACTGCTTTGAAGGAAGCCCAGGCCACCGGCTACCCCCGCGACAAGATGTATGGCGTGTGGTGGGCCGGTGCCGAGCCCGATGTACGCGATGTGGGCGAAGGTGCCAAGGGCTACAACGCGCTGGCGCTCAACGGCTACGGCCAGCAAAGCAAGGTGATGCAGGACATCCTGAAACACGTGCACGACAAGGGCCAGGGCACGGGCCCCAAGGACGAAGTCGGCTCGGTGCTGTACACCCGCGGCGTGATCATCCAGATGCTGGCGGTGGAAGCTGTGCGCCGCGCACAAGAACGCTTTGGCAAGGGCAAGGTCATGACCGGCGAGCAAGTGCGCTGGGGCATGGAAAACCTGGCGCTGGACCAGAAGAAGCTGGACGCGCTGGGCTTTAACGACGTGATGCGCCCCGTGTCCACCAGCTGCGCCGACCACATGGGCTCCACCTGGTCGCGCGTGCACACCTGGGACGGCAAGAAGTGGAACTTCTCGTCGGACTGGTACCAGGCTGACGAGCAAATCCTCAAGCCCATGGTGAAGGCCGGTGCAGACAAGTACCTGGCCGACAAGAAGATGGCGCGGCGCGACCCTGCTGATTGCAATAGCTGA